In Acidobacteriota bacterium, one genomic interval encodes:
- a CDS encoding metal ABC transporter substrate-binding protein has translation MKVRNNLACLLIGITSIIAILLPCCPSHPLEAAPSEDSQPHNLKHHEHRNPGKMNIVTTTPDLDSIAEAIAGEMGNVKSIATGYQDPHFVEAKPSYMMMAKKADLWIRIGLELEIGYEQLIIDGSRNRNIRFGTPGHLDVSEGVLLLEVPTTQKVDRSMGDIHPYGNPHIWLDPYNVRIMAKNVHRRLMMLSPENSEYFDKNLSEFLRKLDEATFGPEIVAILGGERAWLMHLSGELDFFIEEHNRKIEMEGNTPAEAGKIRLGGWMGKMNPYRGWKIVTYHRSWSYLANRFGIIVADELEPKPGIPPSPGHVLEVINKMKAEGIKIILMEPYYSLRAPDLVSEKTEAKVVMVANSVGGEEKAQDYLSLMDNIIEKLVHAFESQP, from the coding sequence ATGAAAGTTAGAAATAATCTTGCATGTCTTCTCATTGGAATAACATCAATCATTGCTATTCTCTTGCCATGTTGCCCTTCTCATCCGCTTGAAGCTGCTCCATCAGAAGATTCTCAACCTCATAACCTGAAACATCACGAGCATAGGAATCCCGGAAAAATGAACATTGTGACAACAACTCCTGACCTGGATAGCATTGCAGAAGCCATTGCCGGAGAAATGGGAAATGTGAAGAGTATTGCTACGGGCTATCAGGATCCCCACTTTGTTGAAGCCAAGCCAAGCTACATGATGATGGCGAAGAAAGCGGATCTCTGGATTCGTATTGGTCTGGAACTGGAAATCGGCTATGAGCAACTCATCATAGATGGTTCAAGAAACAGGAACATTCGCTTTGGAACTCCCGGGCATCTCGATGTCTCGGAAGGAGTTCTTCTGCTGGAAGTTCCAACGACTCAGAAGGTTGATCGTTCAATGGGGGATATTCATCCCTATGGCAATCCACACATCTGGCTCGATCCCTACAATGTCAGAATCATGGCAAAGAATGTCCACAGGCGCCTGATGATGCTGTCACCGGAAAATTCGGAGTATTTCGATAAAAATCTATCCGAGTTTTTAAGAAAGCTTGATGAGGCCACTTTTGGTCCTGAAATTGTGGCCATCTTAGGCGGGGAGAGGGCCTGGCTCATGCATCTTTCCGGAGAGCTGGACTTTTTTATTGAAGAGCATAATAGAAAAATAGAGATGGAAGGGAACACTCCAGCGGAGGCTGGAAAGATTCGTCTGGGAGGATGGATGGGAAAGATGAATCCTTACCGGGGATGGAAGATTGTCACCTATCATCGAAGCTGGTCGTACTTAGCAAACAGATTCGGCATCATTGTGGCCGATGAGCTTGAGCCAAAACCAGGAATCCCTCCCAGCCCGGGTCATGTGCTGGAAGTTATCAATAAGATGAAGGCGGAAGGGATCAAGATCATACTGATGGAGCCATATTACAGTCTCAGAGCACCGGATCTTGTATCGGAAAAAACAGAAGCAAAAGTCGTCATGGTTGCCAACTCCGTGGGTGGAGAGGAAAAGGCGCAGGATTACCTCTCACTCATGGACAACATTATTGAGAAACTTG